The following DNA comes from Caulobacter mirabilis.
ACTGACGGTCGTCCTGGACGTCGGCAAGACGCTGACCAAGCTGAGCCTGTGGACGCGGGACGGCGGGCTCGTCGCTCGTGAGACCCGACCCAATCGGCGCGTGGAGGCCGGAGCCTATGCCGCCCTGGACGCCGAGGGCGTCGAGGCCTGGGCGATCGAGGTGCTCTCCGGCTTCGCCAGGCACGGCCGGATCTCGGCGATCGTGCCGGTCGCTCACGGCGCCGCGGTGGCGGTTCTGCGTGACGGCCAACTCGCCTGCCCCTCGCCGGACTACGAGGCCGCGCCGCCGGCGGCGTTGCGGGCCGCCTACGACGCCGACCGCGACGTTTTCGCCGAGACGGGCTCTCCCGGCCTGCCCGCCGGCCTGAACGTCGCGGTTCAGCTGGCTTGGCTCGAGCGCCTGCATCCCGGCCTGCTCGACGACGGTGCGGTGATCCTGACCTGGGCGCAGTACTGGGCCTGGCGGCTGTCGGGCGTAGCGGCGACCGAGGTGACCAGCCTGGGCTGTCACAGCGACCTGTGGCGGCCGATGGCGGCGGCGCCGAGTCGTCTAGCCGTATCGCGCGGCTGGGATCGGCGGCTGGCTCCGCTGCGCCGCGCCGACGAGGTCCTGGGGCCGATCACCGCCGACTGGGCGGCGCGGACGGGTCTGCCCGCCGACGTCCAGGTCCATTGCGGCCTGCATGATTCCAACGCGGCCTTGCTGGCCGCCCGAGGCTTCGCCGAGATCGCGGGGG
Coding sequences within:
- a CDS encoding FGGY-family carbohydrate kinase, producing MREGLTVVLDVGKTLTKLSLWTRDGGLVARETRPNRRVEAGAYAALDAEGVEAWAIEVLSGFARHGRISAIVPVAHGAAVAVLRDGQLACPSPDYEAAPPAALRAAYDADRDVFAETGSPGLPAGLNVAVQLAWLERLHPGLLDDGAVILTWAQYWAWRLSGVAATEVTSLGCHSDLWRPMAAAPSRLAVSRGWDRRLAPLRRADEVLGPITADWAARTGLPADVQVHCGLHDSNAALLAARGFAEIAGEEATVLSTGTWFVAMRSPGREASMDTGRLSESRDCLINVDAYGAPIPSARFMGGREIEILSGVDARRIDIKPDQPALLAATPEVVAARSMVLPTFTPGVGPFPGAEGRWLNAPEDPYAVRAAVSLYAALVADTSLSLIGARRAILIEGRFAEAEVFVRALASLRPDDAVYVSNAQHDVSYGALRLIGVAGTPSAPLERVKPLEVDISGYAADWRRLAAGVEVAA